The genomic segment GCACCTTGCGCCCAGTGACCATCACGAATCAAGGCTTTAATTTCCGATGGCAAAGCATTTTCATCCAGCATACGCAGGAACACACTGAACAAGGCGCGTTCTTCGGCCATCAGCGCATCCTGCATTTTGTCATCCAGGAACTGAATTTCTTCACGTACCGAATTTAAGGCATTATCCAGTAAAGCCAGTTCTTCGCTAATATCATCTGCTTCACGATCCGGAACGGCACCCAGATCTGCAGGTGGATAAAGCACAATGGCGCGGCCGAGTGCGATACCGCCAGAACCGGATACACCCTGGAAGGTTTTATATGCCGGTAAATTATTTGGCTTGCGGAATACATCAATATTGCCGACTGCATGGGCGTGAGCGATTACGCCCGAAAGCTGGGCACATAGCGTAACCAGGAACGATTCAGCCGCTTCACTAAAATCTTGGGATTCTTTATTTTGGACAACCAGTACGCCCATGACCTTACGGCGATACATGACCGGAACGCCCAGAAAGGAATTATAAATTTCTTCGCCCGTTTCCGGTAAATACAGGAAACGATCATGCTTAGGGGCATTGTCGAGGTTAACGATTTCCTCACGCTGACCGACCAGACCGACCAGACCTTCACCGGTATGTAGAGACACATGACCGACAGCTTCAGGCTTCAGGCCTTTAGATGCCATTAACAGATAGCGCTGGTTGCGTTCATCGAGCAGATAAATGGAGCAAACATCCACATGCATGGCCTCAGCGACCTGATTGACCATAATATCGAGTGATTCATGCAAACTGGTAGACGCATTAATCTCTTGGACAATGCGTCTCAGGGTATCCAGTTGCATATTCGACATAGGAGCTGCTCCGTATTTTTTTAGAAGTCCGGTAATTTAGTTTATTTATAACAATAGCCGAGCAAAAAATCTGCACATGCACGCGATTTTTTTAAGGTTTTTGTTGTGGTAATTGCTGACAGAGTTCAATCATGGCCTTGCGATAAACATCGCGTTTAAAATTCACCACTTGGCCTAATGGATACCAGTAACTGACCCATTGCCATTGATCAAATTCGGGCGGATCGGACAGATCAAGTTGAATGTTCTGTACGGGCGCCGTCAGTTTGAGTAAAAACCACTTCTGTTTTTGACCGATACATACCGGATCTGAATCCGTGCGAATGTATCGATACGGCAAACGATAACGCAACCATCCTTTGGTCTGCGCGATAATCTGGACGTGTTCAGGCAGTAAGCCAACTTCTTCTCTCAGCTCACGATAAAGTGCCTGCTCAGGGGTTTCTCCATATTGGATACCTCCTTGTGGAAATTGCCATGCATTATGACCAATGCGTTTTGCCCATAAAACCTGTCCAGCATCGTTTGCCAAAATGATCCCGACATTCGGTCGGAAACCTTCTGAGTCGATCATTTGGCTACCTAAAATTGTTTAA from the Acinetobacter sp. YWS30-1 genome contains:
- a CDS encoding RNA pyrophosphohydrolase, with the translated sequence MIDSEGFRPNVGIILANDAGQVLWAKRIGHNAWQFPQGGIQYGETPEQALYRELREEVGLLPEHVQIIAQTKGWLRYRLPYRYIRTDSDPVCIGQKQKWFLLKLTAPVQNIQLDLSDPPEFDQWQWVSYWYPLGQVVNFKRDVYRKAMIELCQQLPQQKP